In one window of Juglans regia cultivar Chandler chromosome 3, Walnut 2.0, whole genome shotgun sequence DNA:
- the LOC109013438 gene encoding WPP domain-associated protein, with protein sequence MENLSVTDARLENLQESDKLEDKLLEGLESYLQDINDRLTISRMVSDSIIKGIVSAVKQEADEKIAQKELEVAGLKGMLHLYHVDVDEKEFLGSPLTCHKSKSSCHPRTYYKFSDNFVENDRLRESMGSLRNVAKFQIKMLKKEIDRMRGFSSIRRIGSGSEQLGLGGILQDKVSERGTDVDVILEGLRATIDNVYIQVEDMFQLSKVSRCAWEQEQEFQAEIEGMVIKNCIWSLQEEFEERFWDQNARFCRNESVNWLEKIQEISSLRQELDEISKSLSVHEIGQLTSLMSLETGEEYNNNKRSDHSHCKVLSNHGSDTKNNTPESSDPAQLKLMSKDDLVFEMTKMRRNHESKVQEMTEKYFLLKRELFRLRDGGSSLPLKKDKEFDMLKTKIPHFISRLDGILVENEALNALGENADNIGCLKDRLESLVSENRRLRDSLSNKNKEVMCLTSQVSDAEDKMSYRHLVEANLLDAHIKHSISEDVYKCALRELMCQIKWVTEESDLQCNILQDIYKKIFNEAIRGDELSSKYEIEDSDVESIITQALCGIIYIEALKDAEEKVSCLNTKYVNENKKIHSLAASLEEKSELLQETMAALAKEKEQFELASQELDKLRDLTHRQQMLFLETSKESNVMKGNLAEALEKITQYKAKMCELNQKLERAMEELRGADEERKMLNAINQEKEKALSLVEVKERENQMQMESIIVLVQGLLTAVLGFECRVTENISNISLRLENLISESHLLIPKANLLQRTGLLYKQRLERRCSDLEKAEVEVDLLGDEVDALSSLLEKIYIGLDHYSPILQHYPGIIEILKLVKRQLSGESAKSV encoded by the exons atgGAGAATTTAAGCGTTACGGATGCTAGATTGGAGAATTTACAAGAAAGTGATAAATTGGAGGATAAACTCCTTGAGGGTTTGGAATCTTATTTACAAGATATTAATGATCGGTTGACTATTTCGAGGATGGTGAGCGACTCTATCATAAAGGGCATCGTTTCTGCAGTTAAACAAGAGGCAGATGAGAAAATTGCTCAGAAAGAATTGGAGGTTGCTGGATTGAAGGGTATGCTACATCTTTACCATGTGGACGTGGATGAAAAGGAATTCTTGGGATCTCCTTTGACATGCCACAAGTCAAAAAGCTCATGCCACCCCAGGACgtattataaattttcagaCAATTTTGTAGAGAATGATAGACTGAGAGAGTCTATGGGAAGCCTTAGAAATGTGGCTAAATTTCAGATCAAGATGCTCAAGAAAGAGATTGACCGAATGAGAGGGTTTAGTTCCATAAGAAGGATTGGTTCGGGCTCTGAACAGCTGGGATTGGGTGGTATTCTTCAAGATAAGGTATCTGAAAGAGGGACTGATGTCGATGTAATTCTTGAAGGTCTAAGAGCTACAATAGACAATGTCTACATACAGGTGGAAGATATGTTTCAGTTGTCTAAGGTATCACGCTGTGCATGGGAGCAAGAGCAAGAGTTTCAGGCAGAAATAGAAGGTATGGTAATTAAGAATTGCATTTGGAGTCTTCAAGAGGAGTTTGAAGAAAGATTTTGGGATCAAAATGCTCGATTTTGTCGTAATGAAAGTGTAAATTGGCTTGAAAAGATCCAAGAGATTTCAAGTTTGAGGCAGGAATTGGATGAAATTTCTAAATCACTGTCTGTTCATGAGATTGGGCAGCTAACTTCCCTTATGTCCTTGGAGACTGGTGaggaatataataataacaaaaggtCTGACCACTCCCACTGCAAAGTTTTAAGCAATCATGGTTctgatacaaaaaataatacccCAGAAAGTTCTGATCCTGCCCAATTAAAGCTCATGTCAAAGGATGATTTGGTTTTTGAAATGACCAAAATGAGGAGAAATCATGAGTCTAAAGTGCAAGAGATGACTGAAAAGTACTTTCTTCTCAAGCGGGAATTATTTAGGCTCAGGGATGGGGGATCATCTTTGCCATTGAAGAAGGATAAGGAGTTTGACATGTTAAAGACAAAAATTCCCCATTTCATTTCTAGGTTGGATGGCATTCTTGTGGAGAATGAGGCACTAAATGCATTGGGTGAAAATGCTGACAATATTGGCTGTTTGAAGGACAGACTTGAATCCCTTGTTTCAGAAAATCGCCGCCTTAGAGATTCACTTTCCAATAAGAACAAGGAAGTCATGTGCCTCACATCACAAGTTTCTGATGCTGAAGATAAAATGTCATACCGCCATCTTGTCGAGGCAAATTTGTTAGATGCACATATTAAACATTCAATTAGCGAAGATGTCTATAAATGTGCTCTTAGGGAGTTAATGTGCCAAATTAAATGGGTCACTGAAGAGTCAGATTTACAGTGTAACATCCTGCaggatatttataaaaaaattttcaatgaaGCGATTCGTGGTGATGAACTTTCAAGTAAGTATGAAATTGAAGACTCGGATGTGGAGTCAATTATCACACAGGCATTGTGTGGAATTATATACATAGAAGCATTGAAGGATGCTGAAGAGAAAGTCAGTTGCCTGAACACAAAATATGTTAACGAGAATAAAAAGATACACTCTCTAGCAGCATCACTAGAAGAGAAGTCGGAGTTATTGCAGGAAACAATGGCTGCATTGGCAAAAGAGAAGGAGCAATTTGAGTTAGCTTCTCAAGAGCTTGATAAATTAAGGGATCTGACACATCGACAGCAGATGTTGTTTTTGGAGACAAGTAAAGAGTCCAATGTCATGAAGGGTAATCTGGCCGAGGCATTAGAGAAGATCACACAATATAAGGCGAAGATGTGTGAGTTAAATCAGAAGCTTGAACGAGCAATGGAAGAATTGAGGGGAGCTGATGAAGAGAGAAAGATGCTCAATGCCATCAACCAAGAGAAGGAGAAGGCTTTATCATTGGTCGAAGTCAAAGAAAGGGAGAATCAGATGCAAATGGAATCAATAATTGTTCTAGTCCAGGGATTGTTGACAGCAGTTCTTGGTTTTGAATGTAGAGTTAcagaaaatatatcaaatatcaGTCTGAG ATTGGAAAATTTGATTTCTGAGTCGCATTTGCTTATCCCGAAGGCTAATTTACTCCAAAGAACAGGGTTGTTGTACAAGCAGCGGCTTGAGAGGAGATGTTCTGACCTTGAAAAGGCCGAAGTTGAG gtTGATCTTTTGGGTGATGAAGTTGATGCTCTTTCAAGCCTTCTAGAAAAAATATACATTGGACTTGATCATTATTCACCAATTTTGCAGCATTATCCTGGA ATTATTGAGATCCTGAAGCTGGTAAAAAGACAACTGAGTGGAGAATCTGCTAAATCAGTTTGA
- the LOC109013437 gene encoding probable receptor-like protein kinase At1g30570: MEVRVLGLMSLVIICVFFETGEAQSKSVLINCGTNSSVNVDGRRWVGDLVPDSNLTLSSPGIPASTGSSTFGPLYRTARFFTDGLNYTFEGIRGNYFVRLHFCPFSSETYNVNESSFSIVANGLKLVSEFNVPGEISHKNSYLQSSGSNSSSFFFIKEYILPINMDVLVIEFVPTNGSFGFINAIEIVPVVNKLFSDPVSKVGGNGASLNLTGRGIQTMYRLNVGGPEIKSNQDSDLWRTWEVDSSYMITADAGSEIENSSSITYASRNDSSVAPFLVYETARIMSNTEVLEKRFNMSWKFEVDPDFDYLIRLHFCELIYDSANQRMFRIYINNRTAADNFDVFVRAGGKNRAYHHDYIDAVSSKTCTLWIQLGPDTAASATGTDALLNGLEIFKLSRNANLAYVESYDSAGKSVHNSKNRILWVGIGAGGASVVIPAVLIAFVYYFCRSQRNKMADTKSNSPGWRPLHLSILNSIANGRGSAGSQNPYGSMAPTRVGKRFTLAEIRAATDNFDENLVIGVGGFGKVYKGEIENGTLAAIKRANPQSEQGLAEFETEIEMLSKLRHRHLVSMIGFCEEQNEMILVYEYMSNGTLRSHLFGNDLPTLSWKQRLEACIGAARGLHYLHTGAERGIIHRDVKTTNILLDENFIAKMSDFGLSKNGPALDHTHVSTAVKGSFGYLDPEYFRRQHLTEKSDVYSFGVVLFEVVCARAVINPSLPKDQINLAEWAMRWQRQRSLETIIDPQLNGNYCPDSMKKLGEIAEKCLADEGKNRPTMGEVLWHLEYVLQLHQAWLSTNSGENSSSFSTGQALGGLEDGEAEKRQEPPSSDEEIDLDRKR; this comes from the coding sequence ATGGAGGTCCGAGTCTTGGGTCTAATGTCTCTGGTAATAATCTGTGTCTTTTTTGAGACTGGAGAAGCTCAATCCAAGTCTGTCCTGATAAATTGTGGCACGAATTCTAGCGTTAATGTGGATGGCAGGAGATGGGTTGGTGATTTGGTCCCTGATAGCAACCTCACCCTCAGTTCTCCAGGCATTCCTGCATCCACCGGCAGTTCAACTTTTGGACCACTGTACAGAACTGCTCGGTTTTTCACTGATGGTTTAAATTATACATTTGAAGGAATTCGGGGCAACTATTTTGTTAGGCTCCATTTCTGTCCCTTCTCCTCTGAGACTTATAATGTGAATGAGTCTTCGTTCAGTATCGTGGCAAATGGATTGAAATTGGTGTCAGAATTCAATGTTCCTGGGGAGATATCACACAAGAATTCGTACTTGCAGAGTTCTGGAAGTAATTCAAGTTCgttcttttttattaaagagtaCATTTTACCTATCAATATGGATGTTCTCGTAATAGAGTTCGTTCCAACCAATGGATCATTCGGGTTCATAAATGCCATTGAGATTGTCCCTGTGGTGAATAAGCTTTTTTCAGACCCAGTCAGTAAAGTGGGTGGAAATGGTGCTAGTCTGAATTTGACTGGAAGGGGCATCCAAACTATGTATAGGTTGAATGTTGGAGGCCCTGAGATTAAATCCAATCAAGATTCAGATCTTTGGAGAACATGGGAAGTGGATTCCAGCTACATGATTACAGCAGATGCTGGTTCAGAGATAGAAAACAGTTCAAGTATCACCTATGCTTCACGGAATGATTCCTCAGTGGCTCCTTTTCTTGTTTATGAAACAGCAAGAATAATGTCCAACACTGAAGTCTTGGAGAAAAGGTTCAATATGTCATGGAAATTTGAAGTCGATCCCGATTTCGATTATTTGATCAGACTACATTTCTGTGAGCTGATTTATGATTCAGCAAACCAGCGGATGTTCAGAATCTACATAAATAACAGGACTGCGGCAGACAATTTCGATGTTTTTGTGCGAGCAGGAGGGAAGAATAGAGCATATCATCATGATTACATTGATGCTGTGTCATCCAAAACTTGTACACTTTGGATTCAACTCGGTCCTGACACAGCAGCTAGTGCTACAGGAACTGATGCTCTCTTGAACGGGCTGGAGATTTTCAAGCTGAGCCGAAATGCAAATCTTGCCTATGTAGAGTCGTATGATTCTGCTGGGAAGTCAGTGCACAATTCAAAAAATAGAATTCTTTGGGTGGGAATCGGAGCAGGTGGAGCTTCTGTTGTTATTCCTGCGGTGTTAATTGCTTTTGTCTATTATTTCTGCAGAAGCCAGAGAAACAAAATGGCCGATACCAAAAGCAACTCTCCTGGTTGGCGGCCACTTCACTTGTCTATTTTAAACAGCATTGCTAATGGCAGGGGTTCAGCTGGAAGCCAAAACCCATACGGGTCAATGGCGCCTACTAGGGTTGGCAAGAGGTTTACATTAGCAGAGATTCGTGCAGCTACAGATAACTTCGATGAAAATTTAGTAATTGGAGTTGGAGGATTTGGTAAGGTGTACAAAGGAGAGATTGAAAATGGCACCCTTGCAGCAATTAAGCGAGCAAACCCACAATCTGAGCAAGGGCTTGCTGAATTCGAAACGGAGATTGAGATGCTTTCAAAGCTCAGGCATAGGCATTTAGTCTCcatgattgggttttgtgaagaacaaaatgagatgattttggtTTACGAGTATATGTCGAATGGGACACTCAGAAGTCACCTCTTTGGGAATGACCTCCCAACACTGAGTtggaagcagcgattagaagcATGCATCGGTGCTGCACGGGGACTTCATTACCTTCATACAGGAGCAGAGCGTGGAATAATCCACAGGGATGTTAAGACAACCAACATACTTTTAGATGAAAACTTTATAGCAAAAATGTCAGATTTTGGGCTGTCAAAAAATGGTCCTGCTTTGGACCACACCCATGTTAGTACTGCAGTCAAAGGAAGCTTTGGATATTTGGACCCTGAGTACTTCAGACGACAGCATTTGACTGAGAAATCTGATGTTTACTCATTTGGAGTAGTATTGTTTGAAGTTGTTTGTGCCCGGGCTGTTATAAATCCAAGCTTGCCTAAAGATCAGATCAATCTCGCTGAGTGGGCAATGAGGTGGCAACGACAGAGATCACTAGAAACCATTATTGACCCACAACTGAATGGAAATTATTGTCCAGATTCCATGAAGAAGCTTGGGGAGATAGCAGAAAAATGTCTTGCCGATGAGGGAAAGAACCGGCCAACAATGGGGGAAGTTTTATGGCACTTGGAGTATGTCTTGCAACTCCACCAAGCTTGGTTGTCCACCAATAGTGGAGAAAATTCCAGTTCCTTTTCAACTGGTCAGGCTTTGGGGGGTTTAGAAGATGGAGAAGCAGAAAAGAGGCAAGAACCACCCAGCTCAGATGAAGAAATTGATCTAGACCGCAAAAGGTGA